Proteins from a genomic interval of Zonotrichia leucophrys gambelii isolate GWCS_2022_RI chromosome 5, RI_Zleu_2.0, whole genome shotgun sequence:
- the SYT13 gene encoding synaptotagmin-13 isoform X1, which translates to MVLSAPVIALGATLGTATSILALCGLTCFCKCKQPGKGLSEKDQEDETENTKPSVLQPVQQFNIKKTAEPVQPRALLKFPNIYGPKPEVTSPEIVNYTQYSLKTTEEPAPGKHTALDENRMKIQVNEELFVLPQNVPGVVKDVCVTEPLRPERAGSGQQAPELHYSLLYEPQHAQLRVALLQAMHDGMSGDQDTGCHCYILGTLESKSGIAEAQTELKKKVLHTLWEEVLQFPLTEEEMPGGTLTLTLRNCDKFSRHSIVGELKLNLAEMEESFGKAQWERLKSPEKEPSTGHGEVLLSISYLPAANRLLVVIIKAKNLHSKQLKDLLGSDVSVKVTLRHQSLKLKKKQTKRAKHKINPVWNEMIMFEVPHELLRASSVELEMLSQDGAGQSHVLGKCSLGLHVTGTERSHWEEMLRNPRKQIAMWHQLHM; encoded by the exons ATGGTTTTGTCTGCTCCAGTTATAGCCCTGGGGGCTACCTTAGGGACTGCAACTAGCATCCTTGCCCTCTGCGGCCTCACCTGCTTCTGCAAATGCAAGCAACCTGGGAAAGGACTCTCAGAAAAGGACCAAGAGGATGAGACGGAAAATACTAAGCCCAGTGTGCTTCAGCCAGTCCAGCAA TTCAACATTAAGAAAACTGCAGAGCCAGTCCAGCCTCGAGCACTTCTGAAGTTTCCCAACATTTATGGCCCCAAACCAGAAGTAACTTCACCTGAAATTGTTAACTACACGCAGTACTCTCTGAAGACAACTGAAGAACCAGCTCCTGGGAAACATACTGCTTTGGATGAGAATAGGATGAAGATACAAGTCAATGAAGAGCTGTTTGTTCTCCCTCAAAACG TTCCAGGTGTGGTGAAGGACGTGTGTGTCACGGAGCCCCTGAGGCCCGAGCGGGCAGGCAGTGGGCAGCAGGCCCCCGAGCTGCACTACTCCCTGCTCTACGAGCCCCAGCACGCACAGCTGCGCGTGGCCCTCCTCCAAG CTATGCATGACGGAATGAGCGGGGACCAAGACACTGGCTGCCATTGCTACATACTGGGCACCCTGGAGAGCAAGTCTGGCATTGCTGAGGCCCAGACAGAGCTGAAGAAGAAGGTACTTCACACCCTTTGGGAGGAGGTGCTGCAATTCCCATTAACAGAGGAGGAGATGCCAGGAGGAACACTGACTCTCACCCTGAGAAACTGTGACAAGTTCTCCAGGCACAGCATTGTGGGGGAACTGAAACTGAACCTTGCTGAAATGGAGGAATCCTTTGGGAAGGCCCAGTGGGAAAGGCTAAAGAGCCCAGAGAAG GAGCCATCCACAGGCCATGGGGAGGTTCTGCTCTCTATTAGCTACCTGCCAGCAGCTAACCGCCTGCTGGTGGTGATTATTAAGGCTAAAAACCTCCATTCCAAGCAGCTGAAAGATCTCCTCGGAAGTG ATGTTTCTGTCAAGGTGACACTGAGGCATCAGTCACTAAAGCTGAAGAAGAAGCAGACCAAACGTGCAAAACACAAGATCAACCCTgtgtggaatgagatgatcatGTTTGAGGTGCCTCATGAGCTCCTGCGTGCCTCCAGCGtggagctggaaatgctgagccaggatggagctggccAGAGCCATGTGCTTGGCAAGTGCAGTCTGGGCTTAcatgtcacaggcacagagaggAGCCACTGGGAAGAAATGCTGAGGAACCCCAGGAAACAGATAGCCATGTGGCACCAGCTCCACATGTAG
- the SYT13 gene encoding synaptotagmin-13 isoform X2, giving the protein MVLSAPVIALGATLGTATSILALCGLTCFCKCKQPGKGLSEKDQEDETENTKPSVLQPVQQFNIKKTAEPVQPRALLKFPNIYGPKPEVTSPEIVNYTQYSLKTTEEPAPGKHTALDENRMKIQVNEELFVLPQNGVVKDVCVTEPLRPERAGSGQQAPELHYSLLYEPQHAQLRVALLQAMHDGMSGDQDTGCHCYILGTLESKSGIAEAQTELKKKVLHTLWEEVLQFPLTEEEMPGGTLTLTLRNCDKFSRHSIVGELKLNLAEMEESFGKAQWERLKSPEKEPSTGHGEVLLSISYLPAANRLLVVIIKAKNLHSKQLKDLLGSDVSVKVTLRHQSLKLKKKQTKRAKHKINPVWNEMIMFEVPHELLRASSVELEMLSQDGAGQSHVLGKCSLGLHVTGTERSHWEEMLRNPRKQIAMWHQLHM; this is encoded by the exons ATGGTTTTGTCTGCTCCAGTTATAGCCCTGGGGGCTACCTTAGGGACTGCAACTAGCATCCTTGCCCTCTGCGGCCTCACCTGCTTCTGCAAATGCAAGCAACCTGGGAAAGGACTCTCAGAAAAGGACCAAGAGGATGAGACGGAAAATACTAAGCCCAGTGTGCTTCAGCCAGTCCAGCAA TTCAACATTAAGAAAACTGCAGAGCCAGTCCAGCCTCGAGCACTTCTGAAGTTTCCCAACATTTATGGCCCCAAACCAGAAGTAACTTCACCTGAAATTGTTAACTACACGCAGTACTCTCTGAAGACAACTGAAGAACCAGCTCCTGGGAAACATACTGCTTTGGATGAGAATAGGATGAAGATACAAGTCAATGAAGAGCTGTTTGTTCTCCCTCAAAACG GTGTGGTGAAGGACGTGTGTGTCACGGAGCCCCTGAGGCCCGAGCGGGCAGGCAGTGGGCAGCAGGCCCCCGAGCTGCACTACTCCCTGCTCTACGAGCCCCAGCACGCACAGCTGCGCGTGGCCCTCCTCCAAG CTATGCATGACGGAATGAGCGGGGACCAAGACACTGGCTGCCATTGCTACATACTGGGCACCCTGGAGAGCAAGTCTGGCATTGCTGAGGCCCAGACAGAGCTGAAGAAGAAGGTACTTCACACCCTTTGGGAGGAGGTGCTGCAATTCCCATTAACAGAGGAGGAGATGCCAGGAGGAACACTGACTCTCACCCTGAGAAACTGTGACAAGTTCTCCAGGCACAGCATTGTGGGGGAACTGAAACTGAACCTTGCTGAAATGGAGGAATCCTTTGGGAAGGCCCAGTGGGAAAGGCTAAAGAGCCCAGAGAAG GAGCCATCCACAGGCCATGGGGAGGTTCTGCTCTCTATTAGCTACCTGCCAGCAGCTAACCGCCTGCTGGTGGTGATTATTAAGGCTAAAAACCTCCATTCCAAGCAGCTGAAAGATCTCCTCGGAAGTG ATGTTTCTGTCAAGGTGACACTGAGGCATCAGTCACTAAAGCTGAAGAAGAAGCAGACCAAACGTGCAAAACACAAGATCAACCCTgtgtggaatgagatgatcatGTTTGAGGTGCCTCATGAGCTCCTGCGTGCCTCCAGCGtggagctggaaatgctgagccaggatggagctggccAGAGCCATGTGCTTGGCAAGTGCAGTCTGGGCTTAcatgtcacaggcacagagaggAGCCACTGGGAAGAAATGCTGAGGAACCCCAGGAAACAGATAGCCATGTGGCACCAGCTCCACATGTAG